The DNA sequence AGTAACACTGGTCATATGGTCACATATCTAAAACTACTCCAAAATCTCACCAAAGATACACATATTTACAGTTGTATTCAAAGAACAGCTGTCCAACTTGTTCACTGCTGTTGGTCCAAAAAATATGAGAAACAAGTGAACGGTAGGTCGAGAAGACACATGAGTACCGCGACACACATCTTCCAGGGTCTACATGATAAAACGAGTGTTTGGAAGGGGAGAGCTGGAAGAGAGGTCATTCATTCGGTGAAAAAGAACTGGGGACCCTTCTAGAAGAATGAAGCCAGCTCATGTTGTATGTACTGTACATTCCTCCTTCCTGAAAAACCGGATTGTTCAACACAAGAATAGTTTTAATGAACGTTGACTAGGGAAGGAGAAAAGGTGTGAAGAAGTGGAGACAACAGGCTAAAATGATTTGCGATTAAAATGGAAGCAGAACATGAGACGGTGGATTGGACTATAGTGTAACGTCAGCGACAGTTCCCGCACGAGGAGTCGGACACAATATTCCACAGAACATTCAGCAGATCTAAAGAAAAATGGACTGAGGCTGCTCTATGGCTCCAAAAACTCGAGCCTCAGTCGAAAGAGACAGTGAAGCGTGGTGATGTTTCTCAACCTACCATGGCTGTTTCAACAAGACAACCGCCCCAAACACAAACGTCACCCGAGTTCCACACCAAGACCCTTCACCCACAGAGAGTTGCTGTTTTTGGGGACAAAACCCAGAGAGAAATGCAGAGGACTAATGGAATGGGTGGGTGAAATCACCCTGGGCTTGTAGAGCTGTTAATATATCAATATCATTGAAATTCACCGTATTCTCGACACGTCTTCCCCTCTAAAAATAGAACACGCACTGATGGCAATGCATAAAAATAAACTGATTGAAGAGTTTCACAAAAGTTTGTTTGATTTGGAACACAACTGCATATCAGCTTAATCTGTAGGCTCACTGTGTGTATGGCTTCTGTTGATTATGGCTCCATTTTCCCCTTGTCCCCCTTAACTTGACAGTGAAAACACCTAAATGTTAGACTGTGCTCGCTCatgaaaatactgaatatgttCGCGCATTTGTAATATTTACAGGGCTGCTGGAGCCTCCAACCACCAGAGAATGCATGATTTAGCCTTTGTGTAACACTAAACTAAGCCATGATGGGTTTAGTTATTTTGTCTGTTTCGGGATCACAGTTTGTTTTGACTGTAGCTTTGATGGcgttgcagaggaagaggaggtggaagaagaggaggacgaagaggaagaACTCCATCGGTTCTCAACACCTGTACTTGTCATCTTTAGCTTCCGTCGCTTAGCGAGGGGAGCGTTGTCGACGCTCTTCAAAAAAAATCCCTCTCTTTTTCCACGGTTGAAAGCCTGGTAGGAAGGAGCAAAGGGAAAACAACTAGTTAGTTAAACTACAAGGTCTCTAGGTCGGCTCATCACTGATGGTACCTTGTACGTGGCGTTGACATAGGTGCGGACTGTGGGCCCACTGGACTCAAGCACATCCGGAGTGCACAAAGGAGTCGTGGACATGGAGGCTCCCCCCTGCAGCCAGCTGTTTTCTTTTAGATCTGAGAGCTTCAGACGGCGTTCTGGATCCACAGTCAGGAGGCCTGAGTTATCAAGAAACAGAAGAGAGCTAAGCAAAATCTGACTCACCAAAAAGGAAGTACGAAAACAGCAAGTGCTcaagaatattttttattatacattatagatttattatacatattatgtgtgtatatatgtatattatatattatctactatatataatattattgtGATAAGGAATATTTACTATTTTACTTCAATGTTGTGTCAGCTAAAGAAtaactataataaaacaaagggAAAAAGTAAACCAGCTCATTAAACCCCAGTGTCATCTTCAATCTTCAggggaaaaaatagaaatttGTCAGTAAGCTCAAACCTGCAACCTCTAGTCGGCATCTGTATTTTATTCACCAAGACACGATTGAGCCAGCATTTTCGGAGGATAGAGCATAAACAGAAGAAAGTACCTGACATGTCattttcaaacataaaagtcgCAGCTTTGAAAATGTGTAAGCAAAAAAAGAAGGTTGCACCACTAGCTTCTCTCTCTGTATAAAACAGCAGAGACAAAACACTGTCTCTCTACAGTGCCACCACCATCCCGAccttttctccttcttttttgTGACACACTTTGTGATATTTACAGACTTTAAGGGTAGCATTTCAGGAATCCAACTTCTCCAGTCTAATTTATGATACAATATATTTCTTGGATGCTCCGTCATTGAAACCAGTCAAATGAGCAAATTTAAGTGAGCACTTGATCAGTACTACGGTGCATGAACACTTGCAAACCTTTGACAAGTTCTTTGGCTTCCTCCGACACACCCTTCCAGGCCTCGCCATCCAAGGAGAAATCTCCTTCTTTAATCTTCTGCATGATATCCGCAGCATATGACGAGGTCATCCCTAACTGCTCGCTCTGGAACGGCACCTGTCCAGACAGCATGGTGTACTGGAGCCAACACGTTTTGGTGGTTAGTCCAGCAGTGACATGAGAGATGACTGCAGAGTCAAGGCGTTCTAATTACCAGGATGACCCCAAGACTCCAGAGGTCACAGGCTTTATCGTACCCTGCACTCTCAAAAAGTTCGGGCGCAGCATACTGCAATGTGAAGCAAGGAGTCTGCAGAGGGGCACTGCCTGCTGGGCACAGGCGGGCAAAGCCAAAATCGATGACTTTCAGCACTGCGTTCTCACCCTCATCCGCAAATAGCACATtctgaaacacagaaaacaaacctTTCATTTCTCTTTACAAATTATATTCATCTGAAAATTCCTCAGaaacataaaatacatacaGCATGAATCTTTgccacctttttttcccctaacTATTGACTTTGACTATTGATAGACGACAACCTGGTTGCCAATTGAGCACAGGCACCCACATAGCTCTGTCATACTGCAAACACTGGGATCAGTATAGATCAGGGGTCTTCAACTCGCTCCTCAAAGGACCAGGGTGGACACTGACTGAATGACACCAACGCTGCATGACACTAAAATCCCTGTTGTGATGTCCGGCTGCGTTGCATGAAGAACAATACTTGTGTTTGTGGGTTCAAACTGACTGAAAGTTTCTGTATCAATCACAGATAAATGTTTGGTAGTCCGTGCACATCAACCCGGACACTCAGCTCTGCTGGAACTGGACAGATGTACTACTCAGCGTTACAAAACTACCTCTGAATCTGCTCATGTGAGCAAATCGGAACACGatagacacacacaacaacacagactTTAACTGGTGGTTAGCATTTGTTCACGTTTTGCACCTAAGCACAAGACAACAAACAACATGAGTTGTTGACAGCTCACCTCAGGCTTGAGATCTCTATGCACCACCCCAGCTTCGTGCATGAAACTGACAGCAGAGACAAGACTTTGTAACAGCTGACTGGCCTCTGCTTCACCaaacagcttcttcttcttgatcCGTTCAAGTAGCTCACCACCACAGAGAAGCTCCATCACCAGATATGTGTGAAACTGAAATAACATGAGGAAAAACATCAGAATCACAAGCTATAATGTTTTATTGGATATATTCTGTCAGTCATACCTGATCAGTGTAGACCTCATGCAACTTAACAATATTTGGATGAGACTCACACTGCCGCAACGCGGCAATCTCCCTCTGTGTATTTGCCTCCATCCTACAGTAGAAGAATCAAAACACATCCTTTTACTGCAGGTAGAGGTGAATATGGACTGAATAAGGCATTTAAATCATATCGGACAAACCAATAAGGGTTTCTTTCTTCATGTTTGATGtcagaaaatgaatgagagaACAATCTAAAAAAAAGCTGTCCTAAAACCAAATTAAAAGTCAGTGCTCATCCAACTGTTGTGTAACTGCAATgataattaaaaacacaaagcagtgaATGAGAATTTAATTCAATAGCATCAGTCGACTCTCGCAATACATGCCGACAGTGATCCACTTATGGTTGCTTTGTGGAACATTTTGCCATAGAAGAAAAACCCTTAGCTTCTGAATCAATCTTCATTGTGTATCCAAGAGCAATATGCCTTCCAACACAGGTAGGCAGTTCAAACAACTGGCATTCTTAGATAAAGGACCAATAACGACATATGGTGTAACCTAAAAACAGCTACATTTGAGTTAATTTTGTGTATTTCAGCGTCCTGTGAGTACAGGTACGTCTTAGAATTTAAGGTAtctttatgtttaaaaaatgaaaaaagtattAGGGCTTTAATAgataatgaaaacacacaatgaCTTAAGAAGATAGAATATTAGATCAGATCAATAAAAAAGGATGTTTTTAACAGGAATGTCATGCAGTGGAAAAGCATTCTTCCTCACACTTAACATGTGGTTGAGCCTCCTTTTGCATCTAATACTACCTCAAACAGTGTGGCATGGAGGAGATCAGCATTTTTATAAGAGAATCCATTTAGCTTGCTTAACTGTCATCATTTCCATCACGTATTGAATGTTTTCCTGGAAGATGTCATtgaaaatataaacataatTCATATATATCAACAGACACACCTGCGGCTGACAATCTTGACGGCATATTCGTTCCCACTTTGTTTGTGCTTGCATTTCCTGCACACAGAGAAACTCCCCTCACCCAATGGCGGCCCCTGCAGACAGAGGTCGTAGTGCAGGAAAAATTGTGATTCCTGTTGAAAAAGAGACACAAAATTAAGGACTTGTAGACAGAAATATATTTCAGGAAGGGCAAAacattgaatgttttttctGATGAAACAAGTGAAATCAGCATGTCCTCATTGAGTATCGTATAGAAGAGAGGCGATTTGCTTGAGAAAAAAATCCCCTCCAAGTGAGCTGAAAACGGTTTCAATGAACCAATACGTCCAAACATTTTTTAGCTTTAACTGTTCAGAAAACTATTTAATCACTTGAGTCACTTGTGGTTGTTGGCTTTGATGCTAAGTAAAGGACCAGATGAAAAGTTATGAAAGacttgaaaagaaaattcaacaaaattaaaaaaacatagaaACAGGACAACATACAGTGAAAAGAACCCGCTCGCTTTTTATTCATGATATCAGTAGCTGTCGGCTACTGACCAAGACGATAGAAAAATGGTCACAAAACCGGCCCCGATCTAGACCCCACCCCAATAACTTCAAGTCTAGCAAACTACTCATGAGTATTCATACCTGCAACATTGCACTGCGTTGGACTGAGGCTGATCCTGGCCGATGAGTATGAACCTGCGACTCCACAAAGTCGCCCATCACGgcatttttattaaacaggatGGAGGGAGCAATAAAGGAGTAGCCCTGAAAAGAATGACAAATTGAGTGAGGTCTTGGCTTTAACTTTGTTTCAAGCTATTATCTTCATTAATAACTAAAAATATGAACCTGAAACAATCTGTCAGTGCTTGGGGGTGTGCTCGCTGGAGAATAGACCGGATCCATCCCAGTAAACTCCTCTGCAAAGTTCCCCGTGTCTAGTTCACTCTTCAACTCTGGCTTGAATGGACTGGCGACTTTCTTCTTAGCCAAATCTTCCCAGTTTAAACCCTGTTGGAGGGAAATGAGAGAAAACACAATCATTTCACATGAGCAGAAATGCAACGGTTTGTGTTTGCACTACAAACCTTAAAAAAAGGGTGTTTTTTTATGTCCTCTGCTCCTTTGGGTCCAGAGCCCAGCCTTTTATGGGGATCTTTTACCAGCAACTTTTTCAGCAGGTCCTGAGCAGTGTGCCCAATCATGGATGGAAACGGTGGATCACAGCGTAAAATACGTCTGAAAAACAtagatgaagacaaaacatgacattcTTTCAGAGGACGCAAAACTCCATGTAGTCACTGACATAATATACAAACCAAATAATGCACAGAGTGCGCATATCAATTAAACACAAGTTATCTGAAAATGAGATCTTAACATTTTACATGAACATCAACATTGTTGTTACTTAAACACaacttaaaaggaaaaaaaattacacatAAAATGGGGCTCTATAAGACTTCCACTTGAGAGGATTGTACATTTACTATTCTTACCACTTATTTCAGTGCAACAAATGAATTGAGGTGAGAATACAGTTTTCTTGAAGTACCGTAAGTTATTTAAGATGTAAGACTGGTTGGTGTTAGATTATAATGATGTGTTTTaataagagagaaaaaaacagagaacaTTTTCTTTCTACCACATATGTGCCATTTATATCAAATAGCAAAACACATTGTTTGTAATGGGATCGTTTGCAAAGTATATGTCTTGTCcacagtctgcggaacaacgcaTCAGGATTGGCTGACATGATAGAGCATAAAAACCAGAATCAACTCATCAGCAGATAAATTTGTACCTCTTAGGATATTTTCATTTATGTGACAGGGGAAAATGTGCATCCACGAAGGAGTGTAACCTCTACCGGATCCGTTATACCACTTCCCGGTTTACGGAACCACAAGCCCTCATTGGCTAACACGGACGaggtattgtttttatttgatatcgCGCCAAAATCTGAATGGACACCTTTGTAGGCAGTTATTCACATCTGAAgataattttattcatttgccagggaaAGTGTTTTGACCGATTCGGTGAAGGTTAAAACTCCTTCATGGATGCACATTATCCCCTGCCACATAAATTAAAATATCTTCAGCAGTATATAATTGTCTGCTGATgagttgattctgattttggtgcaatatcaaatgaaagcaatgacCAATACAAGTCAAATATGTATATACACTCATTCACTCAATCTGGTCTACCATTCAACTTGCCGTGGGCTTGAAGGACGgcatttttctaaataaaataatgcaaaaaaaaaatccaaatttgaaaatgtaatcGGTCCAAACTTCCAAAAATGTCAGAATGtagtggaaaaataaataaaaatacaccaaCACTAGGGCAGAGGAAGATCCTCATCATTATCTCACAGAATTTGTGTCAGAAATAGGTGCAATTCTACAGAGTCCTGGAAGTGATATGGATGTGTTAAGttgtttggatgtgacatgcatgactatattttttttatcccgaggcAACTGTTAtctgttatatatttttttatctctagatacaatcgtaaatgtaaCTGCATGGgtgtctgcctctctctctcaaagcattttgtatagaTCCACCGGTAACCACTAAGCCTCCGatggctttgtaactgttcgACAACATTGTCAATCACTGTCTGCAATCCAGAATATTGCCGACAGCAAAGTTgctgcgcttttaacactctgatcaaatgccttctactcaaaataatgccacatgtggctaagctatacgcaGCTCTGGAAGTGACAtacatgattgtttttttgggatgtgacatgcatgactttttttttctatcccgAGATCATACAATAATCCAgagataatataataataataagatctcaagataatttttatctcgaaACAACTTCTATCTTGTGTAAATTTGGATCtcaagataattgttatcttgTGATAAATGATATTTAGTGAAAATTTGTATCTCAAGATTATATTTATCTCGTAATCACCAgattttgtgaataaatctCTTAAGTTTCATTTAAGCGTAGCCACATATTTGAGCAGAGGGCACTTGATCAGAGCGCATAAAGCACAGCGACTTATTCTATATTCTGACTTGTAGAATGACAACAACTAACAGTGACTAACAGttatgaagccatgggagacatagtggttactggtggatgtatacaaaatgctttgagagagagagagaggcagttacacatgcgctgacatttacgactgcatcttgagataaaaattatctcaggATAGGaattatcatgagataaaaattatctcaagataataaaaaaaaataaagtcatgcatgtcacatccaaaaaaacaaacacatacatgtcacttccagggctccgtataaTTCACTTATTATCTTATACTTTATACTTATTTACACTTGACAACCAAAATGTTTTAATTCTGAAAATTACAAGTGTACAGCATTCTCTCTATAGTCTTTTAAAACTAAAGAAAATTTGACAGCTTTCATGAACAAGTTACACAATGACGGAAAAAAGCTGGACACCAAATAGTAACACATAGACTGAAATTAGCTTTCTGACTCATGAATGTTAAATATGGAAAACACAGATCAGGGTGCACTCACTTTGACACCTCGCTCTGGGAATTTCGCTCGCCTTCTAAGGTAAATGGAGACGCTCCAGTCAGAAGCTCAAACATCAAGATCCCCAGACTCCACCAATCTACAGACTATGAGACATATGGGTTAGAAGACAAGAGAAGAGAACgctgcaaaaaagaaaatggtcaTGTTGAAAAATTAAATAGGTTTCCTTGTTGTCTACCTTGCCATGTCCTGCCTTCCCCCGGATAATTTCAGGGGCCATGTACTCAATAGTTCCACAAAATGAGTAAGTTCTTTCTTTCTGAGAAAAACAGATAAGGATATGAGATTCACACTGTGTTGGCACCTAATTTCACATACTACAAACAATAAACACCTCCTCCTCAAGAAACTCTTTGCTGAGCCCGAAGTCTGTCAATACTATATGTCCGTCACTGTCAAGAAGAATGTTTTCCAATTTGATGTCTCTGTAAACGATCCCCAGCTGTGAAGAAGATTGAAAAGAAACATAaggacatttttgaaaacaaggtGTATATGAGTAGCAAGAGCAGATTAGATCATTTTTTCTCACACTAACACAAAAATGCTAAATCACAGCTTATTCATGTTCATCAGCTGCATCTCTATTTACATCTTCTTAGCATTCTAGTTTCCATTGACTACAGACTCACAAAAACTGACAACACTGaggtatttattttgaaaattccCTAATGCAGCACTCACTTTGTGCAGATGTTCCAGGGCAAGGATGATTTCTCCTATGTATATCCGCACTGCTTCTTCTGGAAAGTGATCCCGCTGGTACAAATGTGTGAACATCTCCCCACCACTTACATAGTCTGCATTCACGGTGGGGCAACAGAAGTCAAACAAGGCTACATTTTTATATCTCATGTACAGTATGTCTTTCATGTGTGTTCCCCagtttggtgtgtgtttgtgtgtatacatatatacGCGCGCGTGCGTGTAGAACTGTGGAGCACACATGAAAGACACAAGAGTCTGGCAAAGTTGTTTTGATTTTCATGGCCATTCTACTCACCCAGGATGAGATGCAGCTTGCTTTGAGTCTGAAACGCATAATGGAGTGTGACCAGAAAGGGTGATTGGCGTATGTGCTCCAGCACCTGCCTCTCTGTTCGAGTGTGTTCTGTAGTCTTTGCCTTTTGGACAATAGCAGCCTTCTTCAGCACCTGAAGTATTTGAAAGAAAGGGGgaaattgtatttaaatattgGGCATTTCAAATTAATAGAAGGAACGTAAGTTCATAAAGTTCATCTTACTTTCATCGCATATAGTTGGCCTGCATCATGGCCACTGTTTTTTCTGaccaaaaacacttttccatACGCTAAAAAGAAAATAGAGATTTCAGGTAAGACAAATATACAGTCAGCATTAAAGCAGTGATGCAGAAATTATGACAAGGTGATGACAGGTGTCCTACAACAATATAGCTGAAAGACTGTATCAAAATGAATGTTCTTTTCTTTGAGAAGATTGCTActtctaaaaataaagaaaattgtGAGGTGGATATT is a window from the Synchiropus splendidus isolate RoL2022-P1 chromosome 17, RoL_Sspl_1.0, whole genome shotgun sequence genome containing:
- the rps6ka4 gene encoding ribosomal protein S6 kinase alpha-4; the protein is MSGDASDSSDDSDSRQHDRARTVEHQITDANFTGHTEKVGMENFELLKVLGTGAYGKVFLVRKNSGHDAGQLYAMKVLKKAAIVQKAKTTEHTRTERQVLEHIRQSPFLVTLHYAFQTQSKLHLILDYVSGGEMFTHLYQRDHFPEEAVRIYIGEIILALEHLHKLGIVYRDIKLENILLDSDGHIVLTDFGLSKEFLEEEKERTYSFCGTIEYMAPEIIRGKAGHGKSVDWWSLGILMFELLTGASPFTLEGERNSQSEVSKRILRCDPPFPSMIGHTAQDLLKKLLVKDPHKRLGSGPKGAEDIKKHPFFKGLNWEDLAKKKVASPFKPELKSELDTGNFAEEFTGMDPVYSPASTPPSTDRLFQGYSFIAPSILFNKNAVMGDFVESQVHTHRPGSASVQRSAMLQESQFFLHYDLCLQGPPLGEGSFSVCRKCKHKQSGNEYAVKIVSRRMEANTQREIAALRQCESHPNIVKLHEVYTDQFHTYLVMELLCGGELLERIKKKKLFGEAEASQLLQSLVSAVSFMHEAGVVHRDLKPENVLFADEGENAVLKVIDFGFARLCPAGSAPLQTPCFTLQYAAPELFESAGYDKACDLWSLGVILYTMLSGQVPFQSEQLGMTSSYAADIMQKIKEGDFSLDGEAWKGVSEEAKELVKGLLTVDPERRLKLSDLKENSWLQGGASMSTTPLCTPDVLESSGPTVRTYVNATYKAFNRGKREGFFLKSVDNAPLAKRRKLKMTSTGVENRWSSSSSSSSSSTSSSSATPSKLQSKQTVIPKQTK